Genomic segment of Paenibacillus sp. FSL R5-0623:
TCACCTCCATAATTGCTTTTTCGAATGTATTTTGGATATTATCTCTCATTTTCTGTTCATCCTTGATATCCAGTGCGTGAATAAACAGTTTGCGTTGGTTACCGGAGATCTCAAGCGGCAGAGAACCTGGTGTCAATGAGATGAGTAAGCAGAGCAGAGTAACTTCCCAATCCGAGGACAATTGAGTTTTATACGTAAAAATACCGGGCCTTATATCTAACTTTGGCTTGATAATCTGGCGTATAACCTCAATGCTGGCTCGCACCAGTTCCTTGAACAGCAGAGTAATCAGTTTGAAGATGGCCCAGACTCGCACAACATAGAAGCGCTGGGGGAAGAATCTGCGCATCCCCCCGATG
This window contains:
- a CDS encoding Na+/H+ antiporter subunit E, with the translated sequence MAFQIVLNLIIAFVWMFLNNAWNGVGFLIGYLLGLLLIGGMRRFFPQRFYVVRVWAIFKLITLLFKELVRASIEVIRQIIKPKLDIRPGIFTYKTQLSSDWEVTLLCLLISLTPGSLPLEISGNQRKLFIHALDIKDEQKMRDNIQNTFEKAIMEVTR